The following are from one region of the Patescibacteria group bacterium genome:
- a CDS encoding PEP-utilizing enzyme has protein sequence MPEKKIKHINNQDSWMLAEDIPDIDLFFSQIWLSCLANEFARPGGYANEKVMTIFRGYHMWFYFGEEDSFKQGQHLVERFVKNLQFAAEANEEIVKWSDKLRYFAHNLPQENLEKLTRKQLWFFYQRHDEVHTKYYQWYWLPVAADMFHGNFTEEMKKYLKSIGVEKDKINEYLVILTAPENKSLIQIEREEFLTIASKIQKDPYHKKLFQRLYQEFMEYNGLPNGMENHAPEYELAFEKKVADIKDNIKMEILKLIQDHYIKYHYVRYMWIGRDDIYTYDYYLKELVKLIGEDVNFGEILKNEINQHKNLITKKNALIKKLKIGKDWRVILAGWSEFMVTKIHGRFAQIYTIYNMQPVLGEIARRLDISLMQARFMMKSEVRDALIGGKKPDKKTLQKRTKFCVYYVEKGIEKIYTGNQAKKMAEKTTMTVNEEITEINGQCGCVGRGKGKVRLIIRASDMGKMKNGDVLVSIATNPGIVAAMKKASAIVTDQGGITSHAAIIARELGIPCVIGTKIATKVFKDGDLVEVDATKGMVRKL, from the coding sequence ATGCCTGAAAAGAAAATTAAGCATATTAATAACCAAGATTCATGGATGCTGGCTGAAGACATCCCTGATATTGATTTGTTTTTTTCTCAAATTTGGTTATCCTGCCTTGCTAATGAGTTCGCCCGTCCGGGAGGATATGCCAATGAAAAAGTTATGACTATTTTCAGAGGCTACCATATGTGGTTCTATTTTGGCGAGGAAGATTCATTCAAACAGGGTCAGCATCTAGTTGAAAGGTTTGTTAAAAACCTTCAGTTTGCAGCGGAAGCGAATGAAGAGATTGTAAAATGGTCTGACAAACTGCGCTATTTTGCGCATAATCTCCCGCAGGAGAATTTAGAAAAACTCACTAGAAAACAGTTATGGTTTTTTTATCAGAGACACGATGAAGTTCACACAAAATATTATCAGTGGTACTGGCTTCCGGTTGCAGCCGACATGTTCCACGGAAATTTTACCGAAGAGATGAAAAAATATTTGAAGTCGATTGGGGTGGAAAAAGATAAAATAAATGAATATCTGGTAATTTTAACTGCTCCCGAAAACAAGTCTCTAATCCAGATTGAACGTGAAGAATTTCTGACTATCGCGTCAAAAATCCAGAAAGACCCGTATCATAAAAAACTTTTCCAGAGATTATATCAGGAATTTATGGAGTACAATGGATTGCCAAATGGGATGGAGAATCATGCACCCGAATATGAATTGGCTTTTGAAAAGAAGGTTGCAGATATAAAGGATAATATTAAGATGGAAATTCTGAAATTAATTCAGGATCACTACATTAAATACCATTATGTTAGATATATGTGGATTGGCCGTGACGATATCTATACATATGATTATTATCTCAAAGAGTTAGTGAAGCTGATTGGTGAAGACGTTAACTTCGGGGAAATATTGAAAAATGAAATCAATCAGCATAAAAATTTGATAACAAAAAAGAATGCGCTAATTAAAAAACTGAAGATTGGTAAGGATTGGAGGGTAATTTTAGCCGGTTGGTCAGAATTCATGGTAACTAAAATCCATGGCCGGTTCGCGCAAATTTACACAATCTACAACATGCAGCCGGTTTTAGGTGAAATTGCCAGAAGGCTGGATATTTCACTCATGCAGGCAAGATTTATGATGAAATCAGAGGTCAGAGATGCGTTGATTGGGGGTAAGAAACCGGATAAGAAAACATTGCAAAAAAGGACGAAATTCTGCGTGTATTATGTAGAAAAGGGAATTGAGAAAATATATACCGGCAATCAGGCAAAAAAAATGGCTGAAAAAACCACAATGACTGTTAATGAGGAAATCACAGAAATAAACGGACAATGCGGATGCGTGGGGAGAGGGAAAGGGAAGGTCAGATTGATAATCAGGGCTTCTGACATGGGAAAAATGAAAAACGGCGATGTTTTAGTTTCAATCGCAACTAATCCTGGCATAGTCGCGGCAATGAAAAAAGCTTCGGCAATCGTAACTGATCAGGGCGGGATTACTTCGCATGCGGCTATTATTGCCAGGGAACTGGGTATTCCATGCGTAATCGGCACAAAAATTGCGACAAAAGTATTCAAAGACGGAGATTTGGTGGAGGTGGATGCTACTAAAGGAATGGTGAGAAAATTGTGA